Proteins encoded in a region of the Isosphaeraceae bacterium EP7 genome:
- a CDS encoding recombinase family protein, producing MSVLVARNAPCLRLTIDFLDAVAEDEARRIATRNREALAAYRPDMRVTKRVRALHPNGVPAEVVACMLGASLPQCRNLSQEAREAGVAHRRNAEEAYRDNAGWMAELRAQGLSQAAIAKRLNDEGHTTRRGKAWGQVQVGRVLRRAQDAT from the coding sequence ATGTCAGTCCTGGTCGCGCGAAACGCTCCCTGCCTGCGGCTGACCATCGACTTCCTCGACGCCGTCGCCGAAGACGAGGCCAGGAGGATTGCGACAAGGAACAGGGAGGCGCTCGCCGCCTACCGCCCGGACATGCGGGTGACAAAACGGGTCAGGGCGTTGCACCCAAATGGCGTGCCGGCAGAGGTCGTCGCCTGCATGCTCGGCGCCTCACTGCCGCAGTGCCGCAACCTCTCCCAGGAGGCACGCGAGGCGGGGGTGGCCCACCGCAGAAACGCCGAGGAGGCCTACCGAGACAACGCCGGCTGGATGGCCGAGCTGCGGGCCCAGGGCCTCAGCCAGGCCGCCATCGCCAAACGCCTCAACGACGAGGGGCACACGACGCGTAGGGGCAAGGCGTGGGGGCAGGTCCAAGTCGGCAGGGTGCTCAGGAGGGCGCAGGACGCAACATGA